From the Deltaproteobacteria bacterium genome, the window GGCGCGCGCGAGACTCGATCGAATCGTCGAGCAGCGAGAGCTGCTCCGGCCCTTCCGCCTCGAGCCGCTCCGCGGAGAGCCCGACGAGCCGGACCGGCTCCGCGAGCGCGGCGCGCGCGAGCAGAGCGCGGCCGGCCGCGGCGAGCTCGGCGCCGTCGTCGCTCGCGCGCGCGAGCGTGCACGAGCGCGAGAGGATCGGAAAGCGCCCGCCGCCGAGCGACCGCGCGAGCTTGAGCTTCAGCGAAACGCCGCGCGCGCGCAGACCGTCGCGGCGGAGCCGGCGCGCGACCGCCTCCGCGTGGGCGCGGATCGCGCTCTCGAGCACCGCGGGCGACGCGACGTCGGTCTCGAACGTGCTCTCTTCGGAGTAGGACTTCGCCTCGCGGTACGGCTCCACCTCGCGATCGTCCTCGCCGCGCGCGAGCCTCGCGGCCGCGGGCCCGAAGCTTCCCAGCAGCGCCGAGAGCTCCGCATCGGACCGCGAGGCCAGCTCGCCGATCGTGCGGATGCCGAAGCGCTCGAGCCGCGCGCGCGTGACCGGCCCGACGCCCCAGATGCGCCCGACGGGGAGCGGCTCGAGGAAGCTTCGCGCCTCGCCCGGTCGCACGACCAGAAGGCCGTCGGGTTTGGCGAGGTCGCTTGCGATCTTCGCCACGAGCTTGACCGGCGCGAGGCCCACCGAGACGGCGAGCCCGGTCGCCTCGCGCACCTCCGCGCGCAGGCGCTGCGCGGTGCGCTCGGGCGGCCCGAAGAGCGCCTCGGTGCCGGTCAGGTCCAGGAACGCCTCGTCGACGGAGATCCCCTCGACCGCGGGCGTGAAGCGCTGGAAGATCTCGAAGATCCTTCGGCTCTCGCGCCGGTACACCGACATGCGTCCCCGGACGAACACCGCCTCGGGGCAGAGCTTCCGCGCCTGCACCGACGGCATCGCGGAGTGGATGCCGAAGACGCGCGCCTCGTAGCTGGCCGCCGCGACCACGCCGCGCGCGGTCGCCCCCCCGACGACGACCGGCCGGCCGCGAAGCTCGGGGTCGTCGCGCTGCTCGATGGCCGCGAAGAACGCGTCCATGTCCGCGTGCAGGATCGCGCGCGCGAGGGGTCGCTCGTCCATGCCGGGAAGCTTGGCGCGGGGCCAGTCCCGCGTCGAGAGCCGCAAGGGACGCGCGCTCGCGTCCGATGAGGTCGGGGATGGCGAGCTGCGGAAACGACGCGCACCGGTCAGGCGAGACGACGGCGCTGGTGGCGGACGTGGCGCACGAGATCAACAACCCGATCACCTACGTGCTCGCGAACCTGGCCGAGCTCGGCCGGTCCTGCGCCGTGATCGGCGAGACGCTGGACGGCTATCGCTCGGCGCTGCGCGCCTGCGCGGGCGAGAGCGCCGAGCCCCGGATCGCCGACCTCGAGCGCAAGCTCGACGGGTGCGGCGGGCTCGACGTCGCCTGCGAGCTGCTCGACGACGCCACCGAAGGTGCGCAGCGCATCCGCGACCTGGTCCGCGACCTGCTCGCGCTCTCGCGCGGCGGCGAGCGCGCGCTCTCGAAGCTCTCGATCTCCGACGTGCTGGAGCAGACGCTTCGCCTGGTCGCCCGCCCGCTCGGCGGCCGCGCCGAGCTGGTGCGCGACTTCGCGGCGACACGCGAGATCGAAGCGGATCGCACCAGACTCGGACAGGTGTTCCTGAACCTGGTGCAGAACGCGATCGACGCCTGTGCGGACGTGCCCGAACGCGCACACCGGATCACCGTGCGGACGCGCGACCTGCGCGCGGGCGTCTGCGTCGAGATCGAGGACACGGGGCCGGGCGTCCCCGCCGAGCTTCGCGAGCGGATCTTCGCGCCGTTCGTGACCACGCGACCGAGCGGTGCGGGAACCGGGCTGGGCCTGTACATCAGCCGCAGGATCGTCGCGGAGCACGGCGGAACGCTCGAGCTGGCGCGCAGCTCCGGATCCGGTTGCGTGTTCCGCGTCGAGCTCCCGGGGGTGGCTAGGACCTGAGCTTCCGGTAGCGGCGAATCAGGGCGTTGGTCGAGCTGTCGTGCGCGAGCTCGGGCTCGTCGCGGCTCTCGAGCTCGGGCAGGATCGCGGCGGCCAGCGCCTTGCCGAGCTCGACGCCCCACTGGTCGAACGAGTCGACGTTCCAGATGGCGCCTTGCGTGAACACGCTGTGCTCGTAGAGCGCGATCAGCTTGCCCAGCGTCGCGGCGCAGAGCCGCTCGGCGAAGATCGTGTTCGAGGGACGATTCCCCTCGAACGTGCGATGCGGCGCGAGTGACTCGCGCGTTCCCTCCGCGAGCACCTGCGCGCGCGTCTTGCCGAACGCGAGCGCCTCGGCCTGCGCCAGCGCATTCGCCACGAGGATGTCGTGGTGCCGTTCGAGCGGATGGCCCGATCTCGCGAAGACGATGAAATCGCAGGGAACCAGCGCCGTCCCCTGGTGGATCAGCTGGTAGAAGGAGTGCTGACCGCTGGTTCCGGGCTCGCCGAACCAGACCGGAGCGGTGGCATGGCCGACCTCCCGTCCGTCGATGCTCACGTGCTTTCCGTTGGACTCCATCGAGAGCTGTTGCAGGTACGCGGGAAAACGCCGCAGCTCCTGCGCGTAGGGCAGGATCGCCGCGCTGCCTGCGGAGAAGAAGTTCGTGTACCAGACCGAGAGCAGGCCGAGCAGCACCGGCAGGTTGCGCTCGAGCGGTGCGGTGCGGAAGTGCTCGTCCATCTCGTGGAAGCCGGCGAGCAGCGCGCGGAAGCGCTCCGGCCCGATCGCGATCATGGTCGATAGCCCCACCGCGGAGGCCAGCGAGTAGCGGCCTCCGACCCAGTCCCAGAACTCGAACATGTTCGCGACGTCGATTCCGAAGCCGGCGACCTCGCGCTGGTTCGTGGAGACCGCGACGAAGTGATTCGCGATCGCGCGCTCGTCGCCGCCGAGCCCCGCGAGCAGCCACGCCCGCGCGGAGCGCGCGTTCGTCATCGTCTCCTGGGTCGTGAAGGTCTTCGAGGCGACGATGAACAGCGTCTGGGCGGGGTCGAGATCGCGGACGGCTTCGGCGAGGTCGCTGCCGTCGACGTTCGAGACGAAGCGGAACGAGAGCTCGCGCAGGCTCGAGCCGCGCAGCGCCTCGTAGGCCAGCGCCGGTCCGAGGTCCGAGCCGCCGATTCCAACGTTCACCACGTTGCGGATGCGCCGCCCGGTGTGCCCCTTCCACGCCCCGACCCGCACGCGCCTCGCGAACGCCTCCATCCGGTCGAGCACCGCGTGCACCGCGGGCACGACGTCCACCCCGTCCACGAAGTACCGCGCCGAGCGGGGCGCGCGAAGCGCCACATGCAGCGCCGCCCGGTTCTCGGAGACGTTGATCCTCTCGCCGCGAAACATCGCGTCGATCCGCTCGCGCAGGCCGCAGGCCCGCGCCAGGCCGATCAGCAGCGCCACGGTCTCGTCGCTGATCCGGTTCTTCGAGTAGTCGAGGTGGATCCCGCAGGCCTCGGCGCAGAGCCGCTCGCCGCGCAGGGGATCGGCGTCGAAGAGCTGGCGCAGGTGCAGCGAGCCGATGCGGAGCTGGTGCGCCGCGAGCGCTTGCCACTCCGCGCGAAGCTCCGGAACCCGGTGATCGGCGCTCACCGTCCCGCCTTCCCGGTCCGGTCCCGAGCCTCTTCGCTGGCGCGCGCCTCGATCTGCAGCGCGTGGATCTCGCGCGCGAGCTCGCCGGACAGGGCTTCGTACACCATTCGGTGGCGCAGGACGGCGGGCACGCCGCGAAAGCGATCGGAGACGAGAGCCACGCGGTAGTGGCCGCCCCCGTCCCGCGCCCCCGCGTGGCCGCGGTGCAGCCGGCTATCGTCCACGACCTCGAGCGCGAGCGGCGCGAACGCCTCCCGCAACCGCGCCTCGATGCGCCCCCGCGTGTCCACGCCGGGATTATCCGCTAGCGGCGCCGGGACTTCGAGAGCAGCGCGCGGATCCGTTCGCTCTGACCCTTGATCTCGTGGATCGCCGCGAGGGTCTCGGTCCCGAGCGCGCGCGTCTTCTCCGCGGTCGCCCGGACGGACTCGACCTTGCGGCGCAGCGCGCCGGCGCCGCCCGAGGCGTGCGCGGCGTTCCTGGCGATCTCGTTCGTGCCGGCCGAGAGCTCGTCGGTCGTGCGGGCCACGCTCTGCGTGGTGGCGGCCGCGCGCTGAACCGAGCCGCTGATGTCCTCGGCGCGACCGGCCGCCGTGTTGATGCTGGACGAGATCTCGCTGCTGGTCGCGGTCTGCTCCTCGACCGCGGTCGCGATGGTCTGCGTCGCCTCGCGCATGATCTGGATGATCGATCCGATCTTCTCGATCGACGCGACGGCGCCCTCGGTGGTGCGGCGGATGCCGTCGACCTTGCTCACGATCTCGTCGGTGGCGGCGCCGGTCTGGCGGGCGAGCTCCTTGACCTCGTTGGCGACCACGGCGAAGCCCCGTCCCGCGTCGCCGGCGCTGGCGGCTTCGATCGTGGCGTTCAGCGCGAGCAGATTGGTCTGGTCGGCGATGTCGTTGATCACGTCGACGACGCGACCGATCTCGCGCGCCGCCGTGCCGAGGATCGCGACCGTCTGGTTGGTCTCCTCCGCGAGCAGGGCCGCCTGGGACGCGACGTCCGCGGAGTGCTGGCAGCTCGAAGAGACGTCGCGCAGCGACGCGCTCATCTCCTCGACCGCGGTGTTCACGGAGCGGATCGAGTCGTTGAAGACGTCGCTGGCCGATGCGGCGACGCCCATGTGCTCCGAGACCGAGCCCGCGCCCCGCGCGACGTCGCGCACGTTCACGCTCGACTCCTCGACCGCGGCCGCGAGCGCCTCGATCGCGGCGATCGTCGTCTCGCTCGCGTCGCCCATCTCGCCGGTGTCGCGCAGCAGCGCGTCGGTGACCTGGTCCAGCGTCTCGGTGGCCGGCGCGAGCGAGGCCGCGAGCTTCACCAGCGAGTCGATGGCGGACGCGAGCTCGGCCGCGCCGGACTCGAGCTCGGCGATCCGAGCCTCGCGAGCGGCCGCCGCGCGCAGCTGCGACGGCAGCAGGATTCCCGCCGCAGCGTACCAGAGCGCGCCGAGCCCGAGGCACGCCACGAAGGCCGAGGCCCAGGCCTGCCCCAGCCATGCGAGCCCGAGAACTCCCGCGGCGGCGAGAAACGCTCCGGCGGCGAAGGCGCGCGACGTGGATTGCGAGTCGGTCGTCATGCGCCACCCCCCGCGCACTGCAGGATCTTGGTCGCCAGCGTTTCGGGCTGGAACGGCTTGGTCAGATAGTGCTTCGCGCCTGCCTCGATCGCCTCGATCATCTTGCGGCGCTCGGATTCGGTGGTGAGCATGATGACCGGAATCTCCGCCAGCTTCTGGCGTCCCTTGATCTCGCGCAGGAACTCGATCCCGTTCATCTCGGGCATGTTCCAGTCCAGCAGGATCAAGCGCACGTCCTCGTGCTCCTTCAACCGGTCGAACGCGTCGATGCCGTTCGAAGCCGGAACGGAGTCGTGACCGAGCATCTCCAGGATCTGGGCGATCACCTTTCTCATGATCGCGGAGTCGTCGACGACGAGGACCTTCATCTCACCCTTCCTTCACACGGTAGAAGGTCGACCGGTCGTGCCGGAAGACCTCGAATGCGTCGAAATACAGCTCCGGCGTCTCGGTCGCGCCGACCACGACCGAGCCCTCTTCGTGCAGAGCGCGGCCGGCCTTTGCCAGGATCGAGCTCTTGCACGCGCTCGAGAAGTAGATCAGCACGTTGCGCATGAAGACGACGTCGAACCTGCCCAGCGCTCCGAACGGGTCCAGCAGGTTCGCGCGCTTGAAGCGCACCAGCTTCTTCACGTCCTCGGAAAGGCAGGAGACGTGCCCGCTCTTCGCGAAGAAACGCTCGCGGTAGCGCGGATCGAGCCCGCGCGACATCGAGATCGGATCGTAGCGGCCGGCCTCGGCGATCGAGATCGCCGCCCGGCTGATGTCGGTGGCGAGGATTTCGAAGCTCTCGGCCCGGTATCCGTCGAGCTCGTGCGCACGCTCCATCTCGCGGAGCAGGATCCCGATCGAGTACGGCTCCTGGCCCGTGGAGCAGGCCGCGGACCAGATCGAGATGCGGTCTCGACCATCGGCGCGCGCGACCGAGATCGCCTCGGGAATGATCACCTCCCGCACCGTCTTCCAGAACGGACCGTCGCGAAACCACGAGGTCTCGTTGGTGGTCATGTCGTCGATGATTCGGTCCCGGAGCGACACGTCTCCCGCGCGCGCCTTGTCGTAGAACTCGCCGTAGCTCGCGCAGCCCGTCTCGATCACGACGTCGCGAAGCCTCGACTCCACCAGGTACTTCTTCGAATCCTCGAGCGCGATCCCGCACCAGCTCTGGATCAGCGTGCGGAGCCGCTTGAACTCGTCGTCGGCGAGAACCGGCACGTTCATCGCAGCCTCGCGATCCCCGTGATCCGGGCCGGCAGATCGGCCAGAGTGACCACTTCGTCGGCCTGTCCCGCTTCGATCACGGAGCGCGGCATGCCGTAGACCGCGCAGCTCGCCTGATCCTGCGCGATGCACCAGCCGCCGCGCTCGCGCACCCGCCGCACGCCCGCGAGGCCGTCGCATCCCATTCCGGTCATGACCAGACACAGGGCGCGCCCCGGCAGAGACTCGGCCAGCGACTCGAAGAGCACGTCGACAGATGGGCGAAACGAGTTCACGGGCGCGGACTCGGTGAGTCTGACGAACGGCTCCGAGTTCGAGGCGGAGATCTTCAAGTGTTTGCCTCCGGGCGCCACGAGCACCTCGCCCGCGCGAAGCGGGCGGCCTTCCTCGGCCTCGAGCACGCGCAGCTTCGCGCGCCGATCCAGAGAGGCCGCGAGTGATGGCGTGAAGCGAGCCGGCATGTGCTGCACGATCAAGATCGGCACGCGCAGATCGGCGGGAAGCTTGGGAACCAGGTCCGCGAGCGCGCTCGGGCCACCGGTCGACACGCCGATCGCGACCACGTCGATCACCGGCACCTTGGCGCGCTCGCGCAACGGCGGCGGGAGCTTGGCGGGGCGCGACCGCTGCAGCCTTCCCTCGCGAAAGGCGGCGACCGCTTCGCGAAGCGGCTCGCGCAGGGCCGCGAAGCCGTCCTCGCTCGCCTTCACCTGCGGCTTGGTGACGAAGTCGAACGCGCCCGCCTGGAGCGCCTCCATCGTCACGTTCGCGCCCTCGATCGTCAGGCTGGAGATCATGATGATGCCCGCGTCCGGCGCGACCCTGCGCAGGTGCGGGATCGCCTCGAGCCCGCCGAGGACTGGCATCTCGACGTCGAGCAGGATCAGATCCGGGCGAAGCGACTCAGCCTTGGCGATCGCCTCTCGGCCGTCGCGCGCGAGCCCGACGCAAGTCAGATCGGGCAGCTCGCGGACGCAGCCCGAGATCAGGCTGCGGTAGATGGCGCTGTCGTCGACGACCAGGACTTCGAGCTGCTCGGACATGGATTACCCCGACACGCCGTGGCGCAGGAGAGCGCTCGGATCGACCAGACGGATGACTTGTTCGTTCTGCTGCACGATTGCGGAGATCAGCTGTCCGCCATCGCTCGACGGATCGGGCGGCGCCGGACTGATCTGATCGGACTCGACGCCGACGACGTCCGCGATGCGATCGATCCAGAGGCCCGCGAGCTCGTCGTCGGTGGCCACGTCGGCGATTCCGAGCCGCGCCAGGTCTGCGTTCGTCTTCAGGATGATCAAGCGGCTGGTCCGCAGCAGCTCGCGCGGCGGATGGCCGAGCCGCACCGCCGGATCGATCACCGTCACGATCTGGCCGCGCAGGTTCATGAAGCCCCGAACCGCCTTCGGCGCCCCGCGCGCCGGCGTGATCTGCACCTGGCGATTGACCTCGCGCACGGTGAGGATGTCGATTCCGTAGCGCTCCTCGCCGAGGAAGAACGTGCAGAAGCGCTTCTGCGGATTGGCCGTCGCGGTCGTCATCTTCCCACCCTCTCGATCCCCGCCGCCGCGAGCAGCTCCCCGGGGTCCAGGAAGAAAATCAGGCGGTCGTTCACGATCGCCGAGCCCAGCAGCCCGCGCGCGTGCAGCTGCGTGTCCTCGGGCCGCGCGTCGCTCTCGACCGTGTCGACGATTCGGGCGGCGATGATTCCGGCCTCGAATCCCTCGATGCGGGGATCAGCACGAAGAACTCGTCGCCCTCGCCCGAGTCGCCGCCGACCGGCAGGACGTCCTCGAGCTTCACCAGCGGGATCGCGTGACCGCGGTGCTTGAGGAACGGCTTCGCGCCGATCCACTCCACTTGCGTCTTCTCGACGCGCTCCAGCCGCAGCAGATCGCAAAGAGGCACCGCGAACCGCTCGTCGGCGGAGTTCGCGAAGAGCACGAGCGAGCGGCGCTCGGCGCCCGGGACCTCGGGAGTCGGCGCCTCGCGCGTCCGACCCGCGCCCTCGTCGACGATCTGCTCGAAGCGGATCTGCGCGCGCCGGGCGATGCCGATCGCATCCAGGATCATCGCCACGCGTCCGTCGCCCAGGATCGTCGCACCGGCGTACCAGCCGCA encodes:
- a CDS encoding DNA polymerase IV gives rise to the protein MDERPLARAILHADMDAFFAAIEQRDDPELRGRPVVVGGATARGVVAAASYEARVFGIHSAMPSVQARKLCPEAVFVRGRMSVYRRESRRIFEIFQRFTPAVEGISVDEAFLDLTGTEALFGPPERTAQRLRAEVREATGLAVSVGLAPVKLVAKIASDLAKPDGLLVVRPGEARSFLEPLPVGRIWGVGPVTRARLERFGIRTIGELASRSDAELSALLGSFGPAAARLARGEDDREVEPYREAKSYSEESTFETDVASPAVLESAIRAHAEAVARRLRRDGLRARGVSLKLKLARSLGGGRFPILSRSCTLARASDDGAELAAAGRALLARAALAEPVRLVGLSAERLEAEGPEQLSLLDDSIESRARRDRLNRTLDAIRERFGASALAHAEGGVERAGLSFQIKRGEDPDERAG
- a CDS encoding HAMP domain-containing histidine kinase, with product MRSGMASCGNDAHRSGETTALVADVAHEINNPITYVLANLAELGRSCAVIGETLDGYRSALRACAGESAEPRIADLERKLDGCGGLDVACELLDDATEGAQRIRDLVRDLLALSRGGERALSKLSISDVLEQTLRLVARPLGGRAELVRDFAATREIEADRTRLGQVFLNLVQNAIDACADVPERAHRITVRTRDLRAGVCVEIEDTGPGVPAELRERIFAPFVTTRPSGAGTGLGLYISRRIVAEHGGTLELARSSGSGCVFRVELPGVART
- a CDS encoding glucose-6-phosphate isomerase; this encodes MSADHRVPELRAEWQALAAHQLRIGSLHLRQLFDADPLRGERLCAEACGIHLDYSKNRISDETVALLIGLARACGLRERIDAMFRGERINVSENRAALHVALRAPRSARYFVDGVDVVPAVHAVLDRMEAFARRVRVGAWKGHTGRRIRNVVNVGIGGSDLGPALAYEALRGSSLRELSFRFVSNVDGSDLAEAVRDLDPAQTLFIVASKTFTTQETMTNARSARAWLLAGLGGDERAIANHFVAVSTNQREVAGFGIDVANMFEFWDWVGGRYSLASAVGLSTMIAIGPERFRALLAGFHEMDEHFRTAPLERNLPVLLGLLSVWYTNFFSAGSAAILPYAQELRRFPAYLQQLSMESNGKHVSIDGREVGHATAPVWFGEPGTSGQHSFYQLIHQGTALVPCDFIVFARSGHPLERHHDILVANALAQAEALAFGKTRAQVLAEGTRESLAPHRTFEGNRPSNTIFAERLCAATLGKLIALYEHSVFTQGAIWNVDSFDQWGVELGKALAAAILPELESRDEPELAHDSSTNALIRRYRKLRS
- a CDS encoding BolA family transcriptional regulator, whose translation is MDTRGRIEARLREAFAPLALEVVDDSRLHRGHAGARDGGGHYRVALVSDRFRGVPAVLRHRMVYEALSGELAREIHALQIEARASEEARDRTGKAGR
- a CDS encoding response regulator, which encodes MKVLVVDDSAIMRKVIAQILEMLGHDSVPASNGIDAFDRLKEHEDVRLILLDWNMPEMNGIEFLREIKGRQKLAEIPVIMLTTESERRKMIEAIEAGAKHYLTKPFQPETLATKILQCAGGGA
- a CDS encoding protein-glutamate O-methyltransferase CheR, which encodes MNVPVLADDEFKRLRTLIQSWCGIALEDSKKYLVESRLRDVVIETGCASYGEFYDKARAGDVSLRDRIIDDMTTNETSWFRDGPFWKTVREVIIPEAISVARADGRDRISIWSAACSTGQEPYSIGILLREMERAHELDGYRAESFEILATDISRAAISIAEAGRYDPISMSRGLDPRYRERFFAKSGHVSCLSEDVKKLVRFKRANLLDPFGALGRFDVVFMRNVLIYFSSACKSSILAKAGRALHEEGSVVVGATETPELYFDAFEVFRHDRSTFYRVKEG
- a CDS encoding chemotaxis response regulator protein-glutamate methylesterase; translation: MSEQLEVLVVDDSAIYRSLISGCVRELPDLTCVGLARDGREAIAKAESLRPDLILLDVEMPVLGGLEAIPHLRRVAPDAGIIMISSLTIEGANVTMEALQAGAFDFVTKPQVKASEDGFAALREPLREAVAAFREGRLQRSRPAKLPPPLRERAKVPVIDVVAIGVSTGGPSALADLVPKLPADLRVPILIVQHMPARFTPSLAASLDRRAKLRVLEAEEGRPLRAGEVLVAPGGKHLKISASNSEPFVRLTESAPVNSFRPSVDVLFESLAESLPGRALCLVMTGMGCDGLAGVRRVRERGGWCIAQDQASCAVYGMPRSVIEAGQADEVVTLADLPARITGIARLR